The sequence below is a genomic window from Denitratisoma sp. DHT3.
CCTCCAACACCGTGCTGCACCTGCTGGCGGCGGCGCGAGAAGCCGGCGTGGATTTCACCATGCGCGACATCGACCGCCTGTCGCGGCGGGTGCCGTGCCTGTCCAAGGTGGCGCCGGCCACCCAGGAGTACCACATGGAGGACGTGCATCGGGCCGGCGGCATCATGGCGATTCTCGGCGAACTGGATCGCGCCGGCCTGATCCACCGCAACGCCCATACCGTGCACACCCCCACGCTGGGCGGCGCCCTGGAGCAGTGGGACGTGATGCAGACCCACGACAACAGCGTGTTCGACTTCTACCGCGCCGCGCCCGGCGGGGTGCCGACCCAGGTGGCGTTCAGCCAGGAGCGCCGCTATCCGGAGCTGGACCTGGACCGCAGCCACGGCTGCATCCGCGACCGCGCCAGCGCCTATTCCCAGGACGGCGGCATCGCGGTGCTCTACGGCAACATCGCCGAGCGCGGCTGCATCGTCAAGACCGCGGGCGTGGATGAGTCGATCCTCAAATTCACCGGCCGCGCCCGCGTCTTCGAATCGCAGGAGGACGCGGTGGATGCCATCCTCACCGACCGGATCGTCGCCGGCGACGTGGTGGTGATCCGCTACGAAGGCCCCAGGGGCGGGCCGGGGATGCAGGAAATGCTCTATCCCACCTCCTATCTCAAGTCCAAGGGCCTGGGCAAGGACTGCGCGCTGCTCACCGACGGCCGCTTCTCCGGCGGCACCTCGGGCCTGTCCATCGGCCACGCCTCGCCCGAGGCCGCCGAGGGCGGCACGATCGGCCTGGCGCAGGAAGGCGACACCATCGAGATCGACATTCCCGACCGCCGCATCCATCTGGCGGTGAGCCCGGAGGAATTGCAGCGCCGCCGCGACGCCATGGAGGCGCGCGGCCACGCGGCATGGAAGCCGGTCGATCGCCAGCGGCCGGTGTCCGCCGCGCTGCGGGCCTACGCCGCCATGACCACCAGCGCCGACACCGGCGCGGTGCGCGACGTCGGCCAGCTCAAGCGCTGAGCCGGTGCGTGTGAACCTCGTGCCAAGCGGGGTTCGCGCCCTGCTCGCGCTGTTGTTGTTGAGCGGGACCGTTGCCGCCGGCATCGCCGGCGCGGCGGATGCGGTTGCGCCGGCCGTTCCCGCGCCCGAGGTTCATCCCGTCAAGGCCCATCCCAAGGTCTGCCTGGTGCTCTCCGGCGGCGGGGCGCGCGGCCTGGCTCATATCGGCGTGCTGAAGGCGCTGGAGGAGCAGCGCATCCCGATCGACTGCATCGCCGGCACCAGCATGGGCGCGATCGTCGGCGGCCTGTACAGCGCCGGCTATCGCGCCGAAGCGCTGGAACAACTGGTCGGCGGCCTGGACTGGGGGCAGTTGTTCGACGATCGGCCGCCGCGGCAGGAACTCTCCCAACAGCGCAAGGAGGAGGACTTCGACTTTCCCTGGTCCTTCGAAGTGGGCTACGGCGGCGGCGAATTCCGCCTGCCGCGGGGCGCGGTGGGCGGGGTCGGTTTCGAGCGCCTGCTGGCCGACATGACGGCGCGCGTCTCGGCCGCCGAGGACTTCGCCCAGCTGCCGATCCCCTTTCGCGCCGTGGCCACCGACATGGTGCGGGGCGAGCGGGTGGTGTTCGAGCGCGGCGATCTGGCCCGCGCCCTGCGCGCCAGCATGTCGGTGCCCGGCGCCTTCGCGCCGATCGAAGTGGATGGCCGCCTGCTGGGGGACGGCGGCCTGGTGATGAATCTGCCGGTGGACGTGGCGCTGGCGATGGGCGCCGACGTGGTGGTGGCGGTGAACATCGGCACACCGCTGGCGCCACGCGAAGCCTTGTCCAGCCTGGTGGGCGTGACCCAGCAGATGATCAACATCCTCACCGAGCAGAACGTGCGCGACCAGATGGCGCATCTCTCCGAGCGCGACGTGCTGATCGCGCCGATGCTCGGCAACCTCAGTTTTCTCGACTTCCCCACCGCCAACCAGGGCATCGCCGTCGGCTACGCCGCCGCCAGCACGCCGGAGGTGCGCCGGAAACTGGCCGCCCTGTCCCTGGACGAGACAGGCTGGCGCGATCATCTGGCGCGGCGCAATCCGCCCCGCGCCCTGGAAGGCAAGCTGGCCTTCGTGCGCATCGAGGGCGCCCGCCACAGCGATGCCGGAACGCTGCTTGCCCAGACCGACAGCCGCGTCGGCGATGCCGTCGAACCGACCCGGCTGGAGCGGGATGCGGCGCGTCTGATGGGGCGCGGCGATTTCGAGCGGGTGGATTATCGACTGGAGCGGGAAGGCGAGAAGCTGGGCGCGGTGTTCGACGTCGAGGAGAAAACCTGGGGCCCCCATTTCTTCCGACTCGGACTGTCCGCCTCCACCGATTTCGCCGGCGCCGCGAGCTTCGACCTGCTGCTGGGCCATCGCCGGACCTGGGTCAACAGCTGGGGCGGCGAGTGGCGCAACCAGTTCCAGTTCGGCCGTACGCGCGGCCTGCGCAGCGAATTCCTGCAGCCCCTGGGTGCGGGCGGCGATGTGTTCGTCGCACCGAAACTGGAAGTGGAGCGCCGTACCCTGGATGTCTTCCAGGGGGATCATCGGGTCGCCCAGTGGCAGGGGGGCTTCAACCGCGCCGGGGTGGATCTGGGGATGCCTTTCGGCCCCTACGGCGAAGCGCGCCTGGGCTATGCCGGCGGCCGTTTCGTCGCCGACCAGTCGATCGGCAGTCTGGCCCCGGACCACGTCGATTTCAGCGAGCGCGGCGTCACCGGCAGCCTGGTGCTGGACCAGCTCGACAATGCCGCCTTCCCGCGCAGCGGCTGGCGCCTGGCGGGGGACTTCTTCAGCGCCCGGCGCCTGCAGGCGGGGCCCAACGGCTACACGCGCTGGCAGCTCAAGGGCCTGGCCGTCGCCAGCGAGGGCCGCGACACCTGGCAGTTCGGCGCCGAGTTCGGCGGTTTCCTCGATCGCAGCCGCATCGGCTATTCCGATTTCCGCCTGGGCGGTTTCCAGCGTCTCTCGGGTTATCGCAACGATCAGATCGAGGGCAATTACCTGGCGCTGGGCAAGATCGTCTATCGCCGCCGCGAGGCCGAAATCACGCCCTTCGGCCGTGCCGCCTATCTGGGCGCGTCACTGGAGGTGGGCAATGCCTGGGCCGATCGCGACCAGATGCGCTGGGGCGGGATGCGTCACGCCGCGAGCGTGTTCGCCGCCGCCGACACGCCATTGGGACCGGCCTACGTCGGCCTCGGGATCGCCCAGGGCGGGCACTACGCCCTGTATCTGTTCCTGGGGCGGCCCTGATGGTCCGGCGCTACAGCGGAAACACGATGACCAGGAGCAAGGCCCAGGCGATCAGGCCGACGCTGGTCACGCCATACACCATCGAGGCGGCGGTTACGTCCTCCCGTTCCCGGCACAGGGCGCGCACGCCATGGTAGGTGATCGTCATCGCCAGGCCCAGCGCGCACAGCGACACGCCCACCGCG
It includes:
- the ilvD gene encoding dihydroxy-acid dehydratase, which gives rise to MPAYRSRTSTHGRNMAGARALWRATGMKDGDFGKPIIAVVNSFTQFVPGHVHLKDMGQLVAREIEAAGGIAKEFNTIAIDDGIAMGHGGMLYSLPSRELIADSVEYMANAHCADALVCISNCDKITPGMLIAAMRLNIPVVFVSGGPMEAGKVQWHGQFRKVDLIDAMIEAADSHNTDAEVNDMERSACPTCGSCSGMFTANSMNCLTEALGLSLPGNGSLLATHADRKQLFLRAGRLVVDLCKRWYEQDDASVLPRSIASFEAFENAMTLDIAMGGSSNTVLHLLAAAREAGVDFTMRDIDRLSRRVPCLSKVAPATQEYHMEDVHRAGGIMAILGELDRAGLIHRNAHTVHTPTLGGALEQWDVMQTHDNSVFDFYRAAPGGVPTQVAFSQERRYPELDLDRSHGCIRDRASAYSQDGGIAVLYGNIAERGCIVKTAGVDESILKFTGRARVFESQEDAVDAILTDRIVAGDVVVIRYEGPRGGPGMQEMLYPTSYLKSKGLGKDCALLTDGRFSGGTSGLSIGHASPEAAEGGTIGLAQEGDTIEIDIPDRRIHLAVSPEELQRRRDAMEARGHAAWKPVDRQRPVSAALRAYAAMTTSADTGAVRDVGQLKR
- a CDS encoding patatin-like phospholipase family protein; translation: MNLVPSGVRALLALLLLSGTVAAGIAGAADAVAPAVPAPEVHPVKAHPKVCLVLSGGGARGLAHIGVLKALEEQRIPIDCIAGTSMGAIVGGLYSAGYRAEALEQLVGGLDWGQLFDDRPPRQELSQQRKEEDFDFPWSFEVGYGGGEFRLPRGAVGGVGFERLLADMTARVSAAEDFAQLPIPFRAVATDMVRGERVVFERGDLARALRASMSVPGAFAPIEVDGRLLGDGGLVMNLPVDVALAMGADVVVAVNIGTPLAPREALSSLVGVTQQMINILTEQNVRDQMAHLSERDVLIAPMLGNLSFLDFPTANQGIAVGYAAASTPEVRRKLAALSLDETGWRDHLARRNPPRALEGKLAFVRIEGARHSDAGTLLAQTDSRVGDAVEPTRLERDAARLMGRGDFERVDYRLEREGEKLGAVFDVEEKTWGPHFFRLGLSASTDFAGAASFDLLLGHRRTWVNSWGGEWRNQFQFGRTRGLRSEFLQPLGAGGDVFVAPKLEVERRTLDVFQGDHRVAQWQGGFNRAGVDLGMPFGPYGEARLGYAGGRFVADQSIGSLAPDHVDFSERGVTGSLVLDQLDNAAFPRSGWRLAGDFFSARRLQAGPNGYTRWQLKGLAVASEGRDTWQFGAEFGGFLDRSRIGYSDFRLGGFQRLSGYRNDQIEGNYLALGKIVYRRREAEITPFGRAAYLGASLEVGNAWADRDQMRWGGMRHAASVFAAADTPLGPAYVGLGIAQGGHYALYLFLGRP